The genomic region GCACCGGAGATTTTTTCCGGGAAAGAATTCCACCCCGACGCGCCACCCCCAGAGCTTGACTAAAACCGTAACCAAGACTAACAGCATGCGTACGGTAGAACTCTCCCATTGCGGCGAATTAACACGTGGTAACCTGTGACGTATCAGACGGAGAGGGGGCGGAGAGCGGCGGCGGCGCGAGTCTAGCAGCCGCCCCCCGCCCCCGTGCACGAACACGGTTACAATAAAAGTTTTGTTGTTAGTGCAGCCAAGTCATGGACAACCTTTATTGTAATTTCTAATAATTCTATCCCTACTGATACATGTTTCTTTCCTCTTAAGACGAATACAATCTAAATCCGGGTTTAGAATGGGAGGACGAGTTCACAGGTAGGTGGCTTTTCCGACTCCCATCAGTGAATTATTAATTGATAGTGCACTAATGAATCTCTACATTTGTACCCAGCCGTATTACCGTAGAGGGGTGGCGAGCACTCGAAagaaaatttcggaaaaaaaatataaaaaaaattgtttttcgaatGGTCTCCACCCAGTGGGCTTCGTGGTTGCTTGATCGACTCGCAGACATGTAGTGTAGAACTGTACTCACCCCtcgagatttttttctaactgGAATAACTGTGATTAATGAGCATGTCCATCActgttatcattattattattattttaacttttcacAATAATCTCTGGAATGGAATGAAATTCTTCGAGTTCTTTTTGTTTTgactctctctctctcttctGACTCTCCTCACCCTCCTCGCATTTTGCCTCATTTGCTCTTGTTtgcagtgttttttttttaaatttattactacCATCATCCACCCCCAGCCCGGCGGGGATGAACACGTAACGTTTAAGGGTTTACGTTTTGATCTTGGCCGGTTGGTAGAGTCTAGTCTAGTTCTGTGTCGTGAGTGTTTGGGCTTGTTCGTGTGGGGTGAAAGGGCGATAGAGCGTATCCCTTATTCACCACAGTTTTGACGTATGACGATGGACAAGGTGAAGACGAGGAGGGTAGCCTTCCGCATCTGGGCGGTTTCGGGAGCAAGCTGCCCCCGGGGATTCTGCCGCACGGTCTGCCCCAGGTGAAGGAGGTGCAGCCGGCGGTGACGGCGCTGGAGCAGGAGCAGGCCAAGCAGGAGGTGAAAGAGGGTGAGTAGGTGAGGAGGCGCAGGCGGGGCACGTCTAAGCTCGGTCGGTCGCAGTGAGGGAGCTGAGCGAGGAGGAGAAGCAGATGATCATCCTGTCGGAGGAGTTCCAACACTTCGTCGACAGGGCGGGGCGTGTCATGGAGAGGGTGCTGTTCGAGAACGTCGACTTTTACACCGACTACAGCGGCGGACCTGGGGAGGAGGGACTGTGAGTCTCGatggttttttgttttgtttgatcGTGCGGGTGGGGGTGGTTGCAGGGATGAGAAGTCGCATCAGCGCATCTCGCTCAACCGGGGCTTCTACGACGAGAGGTGGTCGCGCAACAGGTGCGTCACCTCCCTGGACTGGTCCCCCCAATACCCCGAACTACTCCTCGCCTCCTACAACAACAACGAGGACTCCCCCAACGACCCGGACGGGGTGGTCTTGATTTGGAACACCAAATTCAAAAAGTCCACCCCCGAGTACATCTTTCACTGTCAGAGCGCCGTCCTCTCGGCTAAGTTCGCACGCTTCCATCCGAATCTCATCCTGGGGGGCACCTACTCGGGACAGATCGTCCTGTGGGACAACCGCGTCCAGAAGAGGACGCCCATACAGAGGACACCGCTGTCGGCGTCCGCGCACACGGTGAGATCCGAGATTCACGGCATCCAGGCagggatttttttgtttttcttttccgGCGGCAGCACCCGGTGTACTGCATGAGCGTGGTGGGTACCCAGAACGCGCACAACTTGATCAGCATCTCGACGGACGGGCGGCTGTGCTCCTGGTCGCTGGACATGCTGGGTCAGCCCCAGGAGACGCTCGACCTGCACCGGATGCAGTCGAAGCCGGTGGCGGTCACCTGTCTGGACTTTCCGCATTCCGACGTGAACAATTTCGTCGTGGGCAGCGAGGAGGGGGCGGCGTACTCGGCGTGCAGGCACGGCGCCAAGGCCGGCATCACCGACACGTACGACGGCCACCAGGGCCCCGTCACGGGGATCAGCGTGAACGCCGTCCAGGGCGGCATCGACTTCTCGCACATGTTCCTCACGTCGTCCATCGACTGGACCATCAAGCTGTGGAGTCTGAAGGTAATAACGAACGCGCGAGGGGGCTTGAGAGTTGAATCTGTGTTCGAAGGACTCGAAGCCGATCTACTCGTTCGAGGACAACGGGGACTACGTGCTCGACGTGAAGTGGTCGCCGGCGCACCCGGCGCTCTTCGCGGCGGTCGACGGCAGCGGCAGGTTGGACCTGTGGAACCTGAACCAGGACACGGAGGTCCCAGCCGCCAGCATCACGGTTGAGGGGAACCCGGCGCTCAACAGGGTGTCCTGGACCCCGTCGGGTCTTCACGTCACCGTCGGAGACAACCAGGGCAAGATCTGGGTGTACGACGTGGCGGAGACCTTCGCCCATCCTCGACACGACGAGTGGAACAAGTTCCTCTACACCACGCAAGAGCTGAGGAACAACCAGGTCGACGAGGAACTAgagaaattgaatttttccgTTTCCAATACTCCCCTCTCCAGTATGAGTTCCATTAGTACCACTCCCCTGCGATAAGTCTAGTAGATCGATTAGAACCAGTTAATTCATTACAGAATAGCCAACTGTAAGCGGTCTTTAATCATTTTGCAGATACGGACGGCGGAGAATTCGCATGTACTGAAGGTTAACACGGCATTTTGTTCGGCCATTTTGTCTATGTGCTACAACTACATCCAGTATTTA from Tenebrio molitor chromosome 8, icTenMoli1.1, whole genome shotgun sequence harbors:
- the sw gene encoding cytoplasmic dynein 1 intermediate chain isoform X17 — translated: MSDRRAELERKKARLQALREEKDRRRREKELKDVEEAANRVLLGTDGDRKELDEMLSSLGVAPVSDVLSSISSANSLTPEHSHNHTPDTSLLPNSSPNNISATKKRTPTLSVVAVQSTNIPPKETVLYTKQTQTTTTGHERDGYMEDWWRPRKAHATDYYVLTYDDGQGEDEEGSLPHLGGFGSKLPPGILPHGLPQVKEVQPAVTALEQEQAKQEVKEVRELSEEEKQMIILSEEFQHFVDRAGRVMERVLFENVDFYTDYSGGPGEEGLDEKSHQRISLNRGFYDERWSRNRCVTSLDWSPQYPELLLASYNNNEDSPNDPDGVVLIWNTKFKKSTPEYIFHCQSAVLSAKFARFHPNLILGGTYSGQIVLWDNRVQKRTPIQRTPLSASAHTHPVYCMSVVGTQNAHNLISISTDGRLCSWSLDMLGQPQETLDLHRMQSKPVAVTCLDFPHSDVNNFVVGSEEGAAYSACRHGAKAGITDTYDGHQGPVTGISVNAVQGGIDFSHMFLTSSIDWTIKLWSLKDSKPIYSFEDNGDYVLDVKWSPAHPALFAAVDGSGRLDLWNLNQDTEVPAASITVEGNPALNRVSWTPSGLHVTVGDNQGKIWVYDVAETFAHPRHDEWNKFLYTTQELRNNQVDEELEKLNFSVSNTPLSSMSSISTTPLR
- the sw gene encoding cytoplasmic dynein 1 intermediate chain isoform X22 → MSDRRAELERKKARLQALREEKDRRRREKELKDVEEAANRVLLGTDGDRKELDEMLSSLGVAPVSDVLSSISSANSLTPEHSHNHTPDTSLLPNSSPNNISATKKRTPTLSVVAVQSTNIPPKETVLYTKQTQTTTTGHERDAHATDYYVLTYDDGQGEDEEGSLPHLGGFGSKLPPGILPHGLPQVKEVQPAVTALEQEQAKQEVKEVRELSEEEKQMIILSEEFQHFVDRAGRVMERVLFENVDFYTDYSGGPGEEGLDEKSHQRISLNRGFYDERWSRNRCVTSLDWSPQYPELLLASYNNNEDSPNDPDGVVLIWNTKFKKSTPEYIFHCQSAVLSAKFARFHPNLILGGTYSGQIVLWDNRVQKRTPIQRTPLSASAHTHPVYCMSVVGTQNAHNLISISTDGRLCSWSLDMLGQPQETLDLHRMQSKPVAVTCLDFPHSDVNNFVVGSEEGAAYSACRHGAKAGITDTYDGHQGPVTGISVNAVQGGIDFSHMFLTSSIDWTIKLWSLKDSKPIYSFEDNGDYVLDVKWSPAHPALFAAVDGSGRLDLWNLNQDTEVPAASITVEGNPALNRVSWTPSGLHVTVGDNQGKIWVYDVAETFAHPRHDEWNKFLYTTQELRNNQVDEELEKLNFSVSNTPLSSMSSISTTPLR
- the sw gene encoding cytoplasmic dynein 1 intermediate chain isoform X24 — its product is MSDRRAELERKKARLQALREEKDRRRREKELKDVEEAANRVLLGTDGDRKELDEMLSSLGVAPVSDVLSSISSANSLTPEHSHNHTPDTSLLPNSSPNNISATKKRTPTLSVVAVQSTNIPPKETVLYTKQTQTTTTGHERDAHATDYYGEDEEGSLPHLGGFGSKLPPGILPHGLPQVKEVQPAVTALEQEQAKQEVKEVRELSEEEKQMIILSEEFQHFVDRAGRVMERVLFENVDFYTDYSGGPGEEGLDEKSHQRISLNRGFYDERWSRNRCVTSLDWSPQYPELLLASYNNNEDSPNDPDGVVLIWNTKFKKSTPEYIFHCQSAVLSAKFARFHPNLILGGTYSGQIVLWDNRVQKRTPIQRTPLSASAHTHPVYCMSVVGTQNAHNLISISTDGRLCSWSLDMLGQPQETLDLHRMQSKPVAVTCLDFPHSDVNNFVVGSEEGAAYSACRHGAKAGITDTYDGHQGPVTGISVNAVQGGIDFSHMFLTSSIDWTIKLWSLKDSKPIYSFEDNGDYVLDVKWSPAHPALFAAVDGSGRLDLWNLNQDTEVPAASITVEGNPALNRVSWTPSGLHVTVGDNQGKIWVYDVAETFAHPRHDEWNKFLYTTQELRNNQVDEELEKLNFSVSNTPLSSMSSISTTPLR
- the sw gene encoding cytoplasmic dynein 1 intermediate chain isoform X10, encoding MSDRRAELERKKARLQALREEKDRRRREKELKDVEEAANRVLLGTDGDRKELDEMLSSLGVAPVSDVLSSISSANSLTPEHSHNHTPDTSLLPNSSPNNISATKKRTPTLSVVAVQSTNIPPKETVLYTKQTQTTTTGHERDGSSSSSSPLKGYMEDWWRPRKAHATDYYVLTYDDGQGEDEEGSLPHLGGFGSKLPPGILPHGLPQVKEVQPAVTALEQEQAKQEVKEVRELSEEEKQMIILSEEFQHFVDRAGRVMERVLFENVDFYTDYSGGPGEEGLDEKSHQRISLNRGFYDERWSRNRCVTSLDWSPQYPELLLASYNNNEDSPNDPDGVVLIWNTKFKKSTPEYIFHCQSAVLSAKFARFHPNLILGGTYSGQIVLWDNRVQKRTPIQRTPLSASAHTHPVYCMSVVGTQNAHNLISISTDGRLCSWSLDMLGQPQETLDLHRMQSKPVAVTCLDFPHSDVNNFVVGSEEGAAYSACRHGAKAGITDTYDGHQGPVTGISVNAVQGGIDFSHMFLTSSIDWTIKLWSLKDSKPIYSFEDNGDYVLDVKWSPAHPALFAAVDGSGRLDLWNLNQDTEVPAASITVEGNPALNRVSWTPSGLHVTVGDNQGKIWVYDVAETFAHPRHDEWNKFLYTTQELRNNQVDEELEKLNFSVSNTPLSSMSSISTTPLR
- the sw gene encoding cytoplasmic dynein 1 intermediate chain isoform X23, translated to MSDRRAELERKKARLQALREEKDRRRREKELKDVEEAANRVLLGTDGDRKELDEMLSSLGVAPVSDVLSSISSANSLTPEHSHNHTPDTSLLPNSSPNNISATKKRTPTLSVVAVQSTNIPPKETVLYTKQTQTTTTGHERDVLTYDDGQGEDEEGSLPHLGGFGSKLPPGILPHGLPQVKEVQPAVTALEQEQAKQEVKEVRELSEEEKQMIILSEEFQHFVDRAGRVMERVLFENVDFYTDYSGGPGEEGLDEKSHQRISLNRGFYDERWSRNRCVTSLDWSPQYPELLLASYNNNEDSPNDPDGVVLIWNTKFKKSTPEYIFHCQSAVLSAKFARFHPNLILGGTYSGQIVLWDNRVQKRTPIQRTPLSASAHTHPVYCMSVVGTQNAHNLISISTDGRLCSWSLDMLGQPQETLDLHRMQSKPVAVTCLDFPHSDVNNFVVGSEEGAAYSACRHGAKAGITDTYDGHQGPVTGISVNAVQGGIDFSHMFLTSSIDWTIKLWSLKDSKPIYSFEDNGDYVLDVKWSPAHPALFAAVDGSGRLDLWNLNQDTEVPAASITVEGNPALNRVSWTPSGLHVTVGDNQGKIWVYDVAETFAHPRHDEWNKFLYTTQELRNNQVDEELEKLNFSVSNTPLSSMSSISTTPLR
- the sw gene encoding cytoplasmic dynein 1 intermediate chain isoform X20: MSDRRAELERKKARLQALREEKDRRRREKELKDVEEAANRVLLGTDGDRKELDEMLSSLGVAPVSDVLSSISSANSLTPEHSHNHTPDTSLLPNSSPNNISATKKRTPTLSVVAVQSTNIPPKETVLYTKQTQTTTTGHERDGYMEDWWRPRKAHATDYYGEDEEGSLPHLGGFGSKLPPGILPHGLPQVKEVQPAVTALEQEQAKQEVKEVRELSEEEKQMIILSEEFQHFVDRAGRVMERVLFENVDFYTDYSGGPGEEGLDEKSHQRISLNRGFYDERWSRNRCVTSLDWSPQYPELLLASYNNNEDSPNDPDGVVLIWNTKFKKSTPEYIFHCQSAVLSAKFARFHPNLILGGTYSGQIVLWDNRVQKRTPIQRTPLSASAHTHPVYCMSVVGTQNAHNLISISTDGRLCSWSLDMLGQPQETLDLHRMQSKPVAVTCLDFPHSDVNNFVVGSEEGAAYSACRHGAKAGITDTYDGHQGPVTGISVNAVQGGIDFSHMFLTSSIDWTIKLWSLKDSKPIYSFEDNGDYVLDVKWSPAHPALFAAVDGSGRLDLWNLNQDTEVPAASITVEGNPALNRVSWTPSGLHVTVGDNQGKIWVYDVAETFAHPRHDEWNKFLYTTQELRNNQVDEELEKLNFSVSNTPLSSMSSISTTPLR
- the sw gene encoding cytoplasmic dynein 1 intermediate chain isoform X25; translated protein: MSDRRAELERKKARLQALREEKDRRRREKELKDVEEAANRVLLGTDGDRKELDEMLSSLGVAPVSDVLSSISSANSLTPEHSHNHTPDTSLLPNSSPNNISATKKRTPTLSVVAVQSTNIPPKETVLYTKQTQTTTTGHERDGEDEEGSLPHLGGFGSKLPPGILPHGLPQVKEVQPAVTALEQEQAKQEVKEVRELSEEEKQMIILSEEFQHFVDRAGRVMERVLFENVDFYTDYSGGPGEEGLDEKSHQRISLNRGFYDERWSRNRCVTSLDWSPQYPELLLASYNNNEDSPNDPDGVVLIWNTKFKKSTPEYIFHCQSAVLSAKFARFHPNLILGGTYSGQIVLWDNRVQKRTPIQRTPLSASAHTHPVYCMSVVGTQNAHNLISISTDGRLCSWSLDMLGQPQETLDLHRMQSKPVAVTCLDFPHSDVNNFVVGSEEGAAYSACRHGAKAGITDTYDGHQGPVTGISVNAVQGGIDFSHMFLTSSIDWTIKLWSLKDSKPIYSFEDNGDYVLDVKWSPAHPALFAAVDGSGRLDLWNLNQDTEVPAASITVEGNPALNRVSWTPSGLHVTVGDNQGKIWVYDVAETFAHPRHDEWNKFLYTTQELRNNQVDEELEKLNFSVSNTPLSSMSSISTTPLR
- the sw gene encoding cytoplasmic dynein 1 intermediate chain isoform X11: MSDRRAELERKKARLQALREEKDRRRREKELKDVEEAANRVLLGTDGDRKELDEMLSSLGVAPVSDVLSSISSANSLTPEHSHNHTPDTSLLPNSSPNNISATKKRTPTLSVVAVQSTNIPPKETVLYTKQTQTTTTGHERDDYFGYSSWRKCYMEDWWRPRKAHATDYYVLTYDDGQGEDEEGSLPHLGGFGSKLPPGILPHGLPQVKEVQPAVTALEQEQAKQEVKEVRELSEEEKQMIILSEEFQHFVDRAGRVMERVLFENVDFYTDYSGGPGEEGLDEKSHQRISLNRGFYDERWSRNRCVTSLDWSPQYPELLLASYNNNEDSPNDPDGVVLIWNTKFKKSTPEYIFHCQSAVLSAKFARFHPNLILGGTYSGQIVLWDNRVQKRTPIQRTPLSASAHTHPVYCMSVVGTQNAHNLISISTDGRLCSWSLDMLGQPQETLDLHRMQSKPVAVTCLDFPHSDVNNFVVGSEEGAAYSACRHGAKAGITDTYDGHQGPVTGISVNAVQGGIDFSHMFLTSSIDWTIKLWSLKDSKPIYSFEDNGDYVLDVKWSPAHPALFAAVDGSGRLDLWNLNQDTEVPAASITVEGNPALNRVSWTPSGLHVTVGDNQGKIWVYDVAETFAHPRHDEWNKFLYTTQELRNNQVDEELEKLNFSVSNTPLSSMSSISTTPLR
- the sw gene encoding cytoplasmic dynein 1 intermediate chain isoform X15 — encoded protein: MSDRRAELERKKARLQALREEKDRRRREKELKDVEEAANRVLLGTDGDRKELDEMLSSLGVAPVSDVLSSISSANSLTPEHSHNHTPDTSLLPNSSPNNISATKKRTPTLSVVAVQSTNIPPKETVLYTKQTQTTTTGHERDGSSSSSSPLKGYMEDWWRPRKAHATDYYGEDEEGSLPHLGGFGSKLPPGILPHGLPQVKEVQPAVTALEQEQAKQEVKEVRELSEEEKQMIILSEEFQHFVDRAGRVMERVLFENVDFYTDYSGGPGEEGLDEKSHQRISLNRGFYDERWSRNRCVTSLDWSPQYPELLLASYNNNEDSPNDPDGVVLIWNTKFKKSTPEYIFHCQSAVLSAKFARFHPNLILGGTYSGQIVLWDNRVQKRTPIQRTPLSASAHTHPVYCMSVVGTQNAHNLISISTDGRLCSWSLDMLGQPQETLDLHRMQSKPVAVTCLDFPHSDVNNFVVGSEEGAAYSACRHGAKAGITDTYDGHQGPVTGISVNAVQGGIDFSHMFLTSSIDWTIKLWSLKDSKPIYSFEDNGDYVLDVKWSPAHPALFAAVDGSGRLDLWNLNQDTEVPAASITVEGNPALNRVSWTPSGLHVTVGDNQGKIWVYDVAETFAHPRHDEWNKFLYTTQELRNNQVDEELEKLNFSVSNTPLSSMSSISTTPLR